One genomic region from Bacteroidota bacterium encodes:
- a CDS encoding GIY-YIG nuclease family protein, giving the protein MPSCYIIFSKKLNRFYTGATQDSVDVKIAKHNNHFYGNSHFTAKASDWELFLYIECNTFNQALKIEKHIKKMKSAQYIKNLKSYPELVTKLKNL; this is encoded by the coding sequence ATGCCAAGCTGCTACATTATTTTTAGTAAAAAGTTGAATCGCTTTTATACAGGGGCAACTCAAGATTCCGTAGATGTGAAAATTGCAAAACATAATAATCACTTCTATGGTAATTCTCATTTTACTGCTAAGGCTAGTGATTGGGAGCTTTTTCTGTATATCGAGTGCAACACTTTTAATCAAGCGTTAAAAATAGAAAAGCACATCAAAAAAATGAAAAGCGCACAGTATATTAAAAATCTAAAATCTTATCCGGAATTAGTTACA